A window of Cryptomeria japonica chromosome 3, Sugi_1.0, whole genome shotgun sequence contains these coding sequences:
- the LOC131027337 gene encoding hsp70-Hsp90 organizing protein 3 → MADEAKAKGNAAFSSGNYEEAIKHFSEAIDLAPSNHVLYSNRSAAYASLHKYDEALQDANKTVEIKADWSKGYSRLGAAYVGLGKYDDAISAYKKGLEFDPTNEGLKSGLADAQASSRSRPSASPFGNIFQGPELWAKLTADPKTRLFLQQPDFVKMIQDLQKNPNNINLYLSDQRIMQALGVLLNVNLRTAPSDEDASELSGMDSYKTTSKPQPKREPERQPVPEPEPEPMDIPEEEKEKQVRKENAQKEKEAGNAAYKKKDFETAIHHYTKAVELDDEDISFLTNRAAVYLEMQKYEECIKDCDKAVERGRELRSDYKMVARALTRKGSAYVKMAKCSKDYEPAIECFQKALTEHRNPDTLKKLNDAEKAKKDLEQQEYFDPKLADEEREKGNEYFKKQQYPEAIKHYTEALRRNPNDPRVYSNRAACYTKLGALPEGLKDANKCIELDPAFTKGYSRKGAIQEFMKEYDKALETYQEGLKKDENNQELLDGVRRCVQQINKTNRGDLSPEELKERQAKGMQDPEIQNILTDPIMRQILVDFQENPAAAQNHLKNPDVMHKIQKLVSAGIVQVK, encoded by the exons ATGGCTGATGAGGCAAAAGCAAAAGGGAATGCTGCATTTTCATCTGGAAACTATGAGGAAGCTATTAAACATTTTTCTGAAGCCATAGATCTGGCTCCTAGTAATCATGTTTTGTATTCTAACCGCTCTGCGGCATATGCCTCGTTACATAAATATGATGAGGCTCTTCAGGATGCAAATAAAACTGTTGAAATTAAGGCTGATTGGTCCAAGGGATACAGCAGACTGGGTGCAGCATATGTTGGTCTTGGAAAATATGATGATGCAATTTCTGCCTATAAAAAAGGCTTGGAGTTTGATCCTACTAATGAAGGATTGAAATCAGGCCTTGCTGATGCACAGGCATCAAGTCGAAGTCGTCCTTCAGCTTCACCATTTGGAAACATATTTCAAGGACCGGAGTTGTGGGCAAAATTAACAGCAGATCCTAAAACAAGATTGTTTTTGCAACAACCAGATTTTGTCAAGATGATTCAGGATCTTCAAAAGAATCCTAACAATATCAATTTGTACCTTAGTGATCAACGGATAATGCAGGCGCTGGGTGTGCTATTGAATGTAAACTTGCGTACTGCACCATCTGATGAAGATGCCTCTGAACTAAGTGGTATGGATTCTTACAAAACCACATCCAAACCACAGCCCAAACGAGAACCTGAGCGTCAGCCGGTACCAGAGCCAGAGCCTGAACCCATGGATATTcctgaagaagagaaagagaaacaagtaCGGAAGGAAAATGCTCAGAAGGAAAAAGAAGCCGGAAATGCCGCATACAAGAAGAAAGATTTTGAGACTGCCATTCATCATTATACAAAAGCAGTGGAGCTTGATGATGaggatatttccttcctcactaacAGAGCAGCGGTTTACTTAGAAATGCAGAAG TATGAGGAATGTATCAAAGACTGTGACAAGGCTGTTGAACGAGGTAGAGAACTACGATCAGATTATAAAATGGTTGCACGTGCATTGACTAGAAAAGGATCTGCCTATGTTAAGATGGCTAAATGCTCTAAAGACTATGAACCAGCAATTGAGTGCTTCCAGAAAGCACTTACAGAACATCGCAATCCAGATACATTGAAAAAGCTTAATGATGCTGAGAAGGCTAAGAAGGATTTGGAGCAGCAGGAATATTTTGATCCTAAGCTGGCAGATGAAGAGAGGGAAAAAG GCAATGAATATTTCAAGAAGCAGCAATATCCTGAAGCTATAAAGCACTATACTGAAGCTCTACGAAGAAATCCTAATGACCCAAGG GTTTACAGTAACAGAGCAGCTTGTTACACAAAGCTTGGAGCTTTGCCAGAAGGATTAAAAGATGCAAATAAATGTATCGAATTGGATCCAGCTTTTACAAAAGGTTATTCAAGGAAAGGTGCTATCCAGGAGTTTATGAAAGAATATGACAAAGCCTTGGAAACTTATCAG GAAGGTCTCAAAAAGGACGAAAATAACCAGGAATTACTGGATGGTGTCCGAAG ATGTGTTCAGCAAATCAACAAGACAAACAGGGGTGACCTAAGTCCCGAGGAATTGAAGGAGAGACAG GCAAAAGGAATGCAAGATCCGGAAATTCAAAATATCCTTACAGATCCCATCATGAGACAG ATACTTGTAGATTTCCAAGAGAATCCAGCGGCAGCACAGAATCATTTGAAGAATCCTGACGTAATGCATAAGATTCAGAAGCTTGTCAGTGCAGGCATTGTGCAAGTAAAGTGA